One genomic window of Ilyobacter polytropus DSM 2926 includes the following:
- a CDS encoding EFR1 family ferrodoxin (N-terminal region resembles flavodoxins. C-terminal ferrodoxin region binds two 4Fe-4S clusters.), producing MKRGSIYYFSGTGNSYYTAKLLGEKLDLSVESIDIKNIPRGRQEYIGIVFPVYAFGPPNIVKKFMEKLEGLNGEYVFIVVTYGGQCGPTIDITEKLLKKSRIQLNYAGKVKFPDNYILSFKVPEESKQMRILEEADRKITLISKEVLKKYVKIEKEKFPFNLIPEKIHFWSASRFRKMGKELKADSRCNQCGLCVKNCPVNNIRLIDKKIIFGVVCELCLRCVHTCPKEAINYKNKTQGKKRYLNPKVYMD from the coding sequence ATGAAAAGAGGTTCTATATATTATTTTTCAGGTACAGGGAATAGTTATTATACTGCTAAACTTTTAGGTGAGAAGCTCGACCTTTCTGTGGAGAGTATAGATATCAAAAATATTCCCAGGGGAAGACAGGAGTATATAGGGATAGTATTTCCTGTGTATGCATTTGGACCTCCTAATATTGTAAAGAAATTCATGGAAAAGTTAGAAGGGTTAAATGGGGAGTATGTTTTTATAGTGGTAACCTACGGAGGACAGTGTGGCCCTACAATAGATATCACAGAAAAACTTTTGAAAAAATCTAGAATTCAACTGAATTATGCTGGGAAAGTTAAGTTTCCTGATAATTATATATTGAGTTTCAAAGTTCCTGAAGAATCTAAACAGATGAGAATTTTAGAAGAAGCCGACAGAAAGATAACACTTATCTCAAAGGAGGTTTTAAAGAAATATGTAAAAATAGAAAAAGAAAAATTTCCATTTAACCTGATTCCTGAGAAAATACATTTTTGGTCGGCAAGCAGGTTTAGAAAAATGGGGAAAGAACTAAAAGCAGATTCAAGATGTAATCAGTGTGGATTATGTGTAAAAAACTGCCCTGTAAATAATATTAGGTTAATAGATAAAAAGATAATTTTCGGAGTAGTATGTGAACTTTGTCTCAGATGTGTCCATACCTGCCCAAAAGAAGCAATAAATTATAAAAATAAAACTCAGGGCAAGAAGCGTTATTTAAACCCTAAAGTTTATATGGATTAA
- a CDS encoding complex I 24 kDa subunit family protein: MSCKNQLKEECFKQLDEFILNLEDKQGALITVLHKAQEIFGYLPKEIQSFVAERLDLPLAKVYGVVSFYSFFTMTPKGKYPISVCMGTACYVRGAGKVLEDFQKQLGIEVGETTSDGIFSIDALRCVGACGLAPVVLVGEDVFGKDEAKDVKTILDTYKARG, encoded by the coding sequence ATGTCTTGTAAAAACCAACTTAAGGAAGAGTGCTTCAAACAGTTAGATGAGTTTATCTTGAATCTTGAGGATAAGCAAGGGGCATTAATCACAGTACTTCACAAGGCTCAGGAGATATTTGGATATCTACCGAAAGAAATTCAATCATTTGTAGCAGAAAGATTGGATTTACCATTAGCCAAAGTTTACGGAGTTGTCAGCTTTTATTCGTTTTTCACAATGACTCCAAAGGGTAAATACCCTATTTCTGTATGTATGGGAACTGCTTGTTATGTAAGGGGAGCAGGAAAAGTACTAGAAGATTTCCAAAAGCAATTGGGAATCGAAGTGGGGGAAACGACTTCAGACGGAATATTTTCAATCGATGCACTAAGATGTGTAGGAGCATGTGGACTAGCACCAGTTGTTCTTGTGGGAGAAGATGTTTTTGGTAAAGATGAAGCTAAAGATGTAAAAACAATACTAGATACTTATAAAGCCAGAGGGTAA
- a CDS encoding DUF1361 domain-containing protein gives MDLLDNFLPNKRTFNLFIMFLILSFSGCLMVAIRALITLNTYYFFLIWNLFLAWIPLFISLILIIEGIHKVPRICFGIAWIIFYPNASYFITDFIHISRGGYHLNHQTGIEVIVWYDFLMISLFVFTGLLIGFLSLYLLHKKIETKIGFYAGWRFIIAAEILSSYGIYLGRFIRLNSWHVVTNPYNLVKGVLWSFNFETIIFVVILSFFLTLMYIALYNISQLSKQNNY, from the coding sequence ATGGATTTATTAGACAATTTTCTCCCTAACAAAAGAACTTTTAACTTATTTATAATGTTTTTAATTCTCTCATTTTCTGGATGTTTAATGGTCGCAATACGTGCATTAATTACTCTTAATACCTATTATTTTTTTTTAATATGGAACCTTTTTCTTGCCTGGATTCCACTGTTTATATCCCTTATTTTAATTATCGAAGGAATTCATAAAGTGCCCAGGATCTGTTTCGGGATTGCCTGGATTATCTTTTATCCCAATGCTTCTTACTTTATAACCGATTTTATACACATCAGCAGGGGGGGATATCATCTGAATCATCAAACTGGTATAGAGGTCATTGTTTGGTATGATTTTTTGATGATTTCGCTTTTTGTTTTTACAGGTCTGTTGATAGGATTTCTATCTCTGTATTTACTACACAAAAAAATAGAAACAAAAATTGGCTTCTATGCCGGTTGGAGGTTTATTATCGCTGCAGAGATATTATCAAGCTATGGAATATATTTGGGACGATTTATTCGTCTAAACAGCTGGCACGTTGTAACAAACCCCTATAACCTAGTCAAAGGTGTTTTATGGAGTTTTAATTTTGAGACTATTATTTTTGTGGTTATCCTCAGCTTTTTTCTTACATTAATGTATATAGCTTTATATAATATCTCTCAACTTAGCAAGCAAAACAATTATTAG
- a CDS encoding CTP synthase, protein MKQTKYIFVTGGVVSSLGKGITAASLGRLLEERGYSVTIQKFDPYINVDPGTMNPYEHGEVFVTDDGGETDLDLGHYERFIDKSLTKYNSVTTGKIYQSVINKERRGEYLGKTVQVIPHITNEIKSRIEIVGKESNSDIVITEIGGTVGDIESTPFLEAIRQFRYDVGRENVIYLHCALLPFLKAAGELKTKPAQHSVKQLMTLGIRPDVLVCRTEHPTTEEIRKKLSLFCDIDSDAVIEAPDASTIYEVPLIMEANGLATVVCRKLGIEDREVDLTKWEEMVDRIVNPKDDIRVAVVGKYVELKDAYISVNEAIEHAAYSMGLKAKIDYLQADKIKTSDLEVYSGILVPGGFGDRGIEGKIESIKFARENKVPFLGICLGMQSVVIEYARNVVGWETAHSSEFDKETKYPVIDILPDQKTIEDMGGTMRLGVYPCKLEEGTLARDLYNEELIYERHRHRYEFNNEFKDDIQNAGLIISGSSPNGRLAEIVEISREEHPFFIAGQFHPELKTRPNRPHPLFKGFVEAIYNRKKGL, encoded by the coding sequence AGTATATTTTTGTAACAGGTGGAGTAGTATCATCACTTGGAAAAGGTATAACTGCAGCATCTTTAGGGAGACTTTTAGAAGAAAGAGGGTACAGCGTAACTATACAAAAATTTGATCCATATATTAACGTAGATCCTGGAACCATGAATCCTTATGAACACGGAGAGGTTTTCGTAACTGATGATGGTGGAGAGACAGACTTAGATCTAGGACACTATGAAAGATTCATCGATAAGAGCCTTACAAAATATAACAGTGTAACTACTGGAAAAATATATCAATCAGTTATAAATAAAGAGAGAAGAGGGGAGTACCTTGGTAAGACGGTACAAGTAATTCCTCATATCACAAACGAAATAAAATCGAGAATAGAGATTGTAGGGAAAGAAAGTAATTCTGACATCGTAATCACTGAGATTGGAGGAACAGTAGGAGACATAGAATCTACTCCATTCTTAGAAGCTATAAGACAGTTCAGATATGACGTTGGGAGAGAAAATGTAATCTACCTTCACTGTGCACTTTTACCTTTCTTAAAAGCTGCAGGAGAGCTTAAAACAAAGCCGGCTCAGCACTCTGTGAAACAGTTAATGACTTTAGGAATAAGACCTGATGTTTTGGTTTGCAGAACAGAGCATCCTACGACTGAAGAGATAAGAAAAAAACTTTCTCTATTTTGTGACATAGATTCTGATGCAGTTATAGAAGCTCCAGATGCTTCTACTATATATGAAGTACCTCTTATAATGGAGGCTAACGGACTAGCTACTGTAGTCTGCAGAAAACTAGGGATAGAAGATAGAGAAGTAGACCTGACCAAGTGGGAAGAGATGGTAGACAGAATAGTAAACCCTAAAGACGATATAAGGGTGGCTGTTGTAGGTAAATACGTAGAGCTGAAAGATGCGTATATATCAGTAAACGAAGCTATAGAACATGCAGCTTACTCTATGGGACTAAAGGCAAAAATAGACTATCTGCAGGCAGATAAAATAAAGACATCTGATCTTGAAGTTTACAGTGGAATACTTGTCCCAGGAGGATTTGGAGACAGAGGTATAGAGGGTAAAATAGAATCAATCAAATTTGCCAGAGAAAATAAGGTTCCTTTTCTTGGAATATGTCTAGGAATGCAAAGTGTTGTAATAGAATATGCAAGAAATGTAGTGGGATGGGAAACGGCTCACTCAAGTGAATTTGATAAAGAAACAAAATATCCTGTAATAGATATTCTTCCAGATCAGAAAACTATTGAAGATATGGGTGGAACTATGAGACTAGGGGTGTATCCTTGTAAACTAGAAGAAGGTACACTAGCAAGAGATCTTTATAATGAAGAGTTAATATATGAGAGACACAGACACAGATATGAATTCAACAATGAATTTAAGGACGATATTCAAAATGCGGGACTTATTATTTCTGGATCTTCTCCAAACGGAAGACTTGCTGAAATTGTTGAGATTTCAAGAGAAGAGCATCCTTTCTTTATCGCAGGACAGTTTCATCCAGAGTTGAAGACAAGACCAAATAGACCTCATCCTTTATTTAAAGGGTTTGTAGAGGCTATTTATAACAGAAAAAAAGGTTTATAA